The Neptunomonas concharum genomic interval CGGCATAGGGCCCTGCTTGCTCTAGATCAATTTGGTTGAATGTCAGTTGCTTTTTACCCTTGCCCGCAATTTCCTCAAAACTAACCGTTTTTACCCCCAGATACTTATCGGCAAGACTGTCCATATCGTGGCGTGTTGCTGTAGAGTTCAACACATAGGATTCCAACATCGTGTCAAAAGCGACACCGCGCAAAGTAATACCGTAGCGTGCTAAAACATTCATATCGAATTTAATATGCTGGCCCACTTTTTTGTGAGTATCACTTTCCAGCAAAGGCTTTAACTGGGCTAGCACATCATTACGATCCAGCTGTTCTGGAGCACCCACATAGTCATGAGCTAGCGGTACATAAGCGGCTTCACCCGCTTCGATCGCAAAGGAAACACCGACTAGCTCCGCTTCCATATAATCTAAGCGGTCCGTTTCCGTATCAAAGGCAAATAACTCGGCAGACGCTAAGCGAGCGAGCCACTCATCTAACGCCTTCTGTTCGGTCACAACTTGATAGCGCAAGTCACTCGGTCCTTGCGGTGCTGTATGTGCTTCAGCCTCTGCGGTACTAGCAGCACCAGCACCTGTCACACCACTTTCTAGCTCTTGTACCCAGCTGCGGAATTCGTAGGTTTTAAAAAGCGCTAATAAGGCGTCTTTATCTTGGCAAGGCATACCAATATCAGGCAAATCAAAATCTAATGGCACATCGGTTTTGATTGTCGCCAACCGGTAAGATAGCTCAGCAGCCTCACGGTGCTCTTCGAGCTTTTTAGCCATCGTTTTGGCACCACGAAACCCTAAGCCCTCAATATCACCTAAGCGCGAGTACAGCTCAGAGATGCCCCCGATACCCTGCAGCAGAGCCAATGCCGTTTTTTCACCAACACCTGGAACACCTGGGATGTTGTCAACTTTATCCCCCATGAGTGCGAGGAGATCAATAATCAAATGAGGAGGTATACCAAACTTCTCTTCAACGCCTGCAACATCCAGCGTTGTATTATTCATGGTATTGATAAGTGTGACATGCTCATCCACCAGCTGCGCCATATCTTTATCGCCCGTGGATATGATCGTTTCACAGCCCTGCGCACTCGCCAGACGCGCCATGGTGCCAATAACATCATCCGCCTCTACTCCGTCTTCAATGATGAGCGGCAACCCCATTGCGCGTATAATCTGATGGATGGGATCGACTTGAGCGCGTAAATCGTCCGGCATCGGTGGCCGATGGGCTTTATACTCAGCAAAAATTTCGTCTCTGAATGTCTTACCCTTAGCATCAAACACCACCGCTATTCGACCTTGGGGATAGGCGTTAATCAGGCTTCTTAGCATGGAAGTAACTACCCGAATAGCGCCGCTAGGCTGACCGTCACTGGTACGTAAATCCGCTTGCTGAGAGGCGAAAAAGGCTCGGTACAAATAGGAAGATCCGTCGACTAAAATAAGGGGGGAAGCTGGCTGAGTCATGTTCAATCCATCAGTTAAGTTATCCGGGATGCTTTACAGAGCGATTATCCCAGCCCACAATCATAGTCAATCTGAAGCTGTCAGACCAATGGCAAAAGGAAGGAATGATGAAACAGTTACTTTTTACACTCGGCCTCTTACTGTCACTAAGCAGTTGGGCTGCTGGCTTACCCGGAGATCCGGAAGAAGGTGAGCCGGATATTCGTATCCATCACCAAGACGATAACACTTATTATGAATATCGAATCAATGGCGTGTTACAAGAAATTAAGGTGGTACCTGCGGTAGGAAAGCCCTACTATCTGGTCCCTTCTGAAGGGCACGACTCCATGACGCGTGTTGAAGAATCCACACTATTGATCCCTAAATGGGTTATTTTCCGCTGGTAATATCGTGGCTGTATATACACAACTCTCACAAAGTGACATGAAAAACCTACTCTCTCAATTTGATTTGGGAGAGTTGGTTTCGTTTAAAGGCATTGAAGGGGGTATTGAAAATACCAACTACTTTGTAACGCTGGCGCAGAAATCTCAGCAAACGGAGTATGTGCTCACACTATTCGAAGAGTTTGGCATGGAAGAGATGCCATTCTTTGTTGAGTTAACCACTTGGTTAGCAGGTAAAGGCATTCCTGTTCCTGCACCGTTTCAAGACAAAAACAGTATTGCGCTCAAGAAGATTCACAACCGCCCGGCCATGCTGCAACCACGTTTTAGCGGCCACCATGTGGCCCAAACTGAGCTCACAGCAGAGCACTGCGCCTCTATTGGAGGGCACTTGGCACGCTTCCATTTGGCTGCTGAACATTTTTACCTGCGTAGACAAGCCCATCGCGGTGTATTTTGGTGGCGACGGGAAAGCCAAACCATTCAACGCTTTCTTAGCCCTGAAGATGGTGAATTGTTGACTCAGGAAGTACGTCTGTTTGACGAACTTCGTGAACAACCTTGGGGGTTACCCATGGGGATTGTTCATGGTGATCTGTTTCACGACAACGCACTGTTCGACGGATCTCAAGTCTCTGCCATTTTAGACATTTACAACGCCGCGACAGCGTTTCTTTTGTTCGATCTGGCCATTGTCGCCAACGACTGGTGCACCTTACCGGATGGCAGTATTGATACCATAAGAGAACAAGCGCTGTTAGATGCTTATAAAACCGAGCGGCCTTTCACCGATGACGAGCACAAAGCTTGGCCACAGATGACCCGTACTGCCGCTATGCGTTTCTGGCTCTCCCGTCTCATCCCAGCCTACGGCGTACAGCAGGCAGGACGCGAAAGCAGTGACATGGTGATTAAAGATCCCGGTGAACTCAAACGCATCTTACTCCAGCGCATCGCCAACCCTTCAAGTCTACCCAGCTAATGCGGGTAGTTCACTCACTCATACAGGAATCACCTCAAGCGGATGGACGTTACAGCAATCATTGATGGTTTAAACGACGCGCAACGGGCTGCTGTAACAGCACCTGTACAAAACCTCTTAGTATTGGCCGGTGCAGGTTCAGGTAAAACCCGCGTATTGGTGCATCGCATCGGTTGGTTAGTACAAACCGAGGGTATGTCACCTTATTCCATTATGGCGGTAACGTTCACCAACAAGGCCGCTAGAGAAATGCGTGGTCGTATTGAAGAGCTACTTGGCGTTAACCCACACGGCATGTGGGTCGGCACCTTTCACGGGCTTGCTCATCGCTTGTTACGTGCTCATTGGCGTGACGCAGGGCTTAATGAGAACTTCCAGATTATGGATAGCGAAGACCAGCTACGCCTGATCAAGCGACTCTGCAAAGAGATGAATCTGGACGAGAACCGTTGGCCTGCTCGTCAGTTTCAGTGGTACATCAATGCACAGAAAGATGAAGGGCTGCGCAGCCGACATATCGAGCGAACCGGCGACCCCTACGATAAGATGATGATCGGCATGTATGAGGCCTATGAAGACGCCTGTGATCGTGGCGGCATGATCGATTTTGGCGAGCTTCTACTTCGTTGCCTTGAGCTTTTGAGAGATCATAATCCAACATTGCTTCGTCACTACCAGGAACGTTTTCGCTACATCCTTGTAGATGAGTTCCAAGATACCAATGCTATTCAGTACGCATGGCTACGTTTAATGACGGGCAATGATCGTAAACTGATGGCGGTTGGCGACGACGATCAGTCCATTTATGGCTGGCGTGGCGCCCGCATTGAAAATATCCAAAATTTACCGGAGCACTTCCCTGGTGCCGAGGTTATTCGATTAGAACAAAACTACCGCTCCACTCAAACGATTTTGGAAGCGGCCAACGCGGTTATCGCAAACAATCGCGGACGCTTGGGCAAACAACTCTGGACCGAGGGTAAAGATGGCGAAAAAATATCCCTCTACTCAGCCTTCAATGAGCAAGATGAAGCCCGCTTTATTGTCGGGCAAATTCAGAAATGGGTAGAGAACGGGAGTCTTCGCGCAGAGTCAGCTATTCTTTACCGCTCCAATGCCCAATCACGGGTCTTAGAGGAAGCGCTGATCCGCAGTGGCGTGCCTTACCGCATTTATGGCGGCCATCGTTTCTATGATCGCCTTGAAATCAAGAACGCACTTGCCTATTTACGATTGGTTTCTAACCGCGATGATGATACCGCTATGGAACGTATTATTAATGTTCCTACTCGCGGTATTGGCACGCGAACGATTGAAGTTGTTCGCGAACAAGCCAGAACAGAAAATATCCCCATGTGGCGCGCCGCCAATGAAGTGGTAGAGTACAAAAAACTACCCGCACGTGCGCTTTCTGCACTGCAGGCGTTTTTAGATATTATCAATCGGATCGATACCGAATCCACGGGCACCTCGTTACACGAACTGACAGACCATGCGATTCAACTTAGCGGGCTAATCGAGCACCACAAGAAAGAGAAAGGCGACAAAGCTCAGTCCCGCCTAGAAAACTTGGAAGAACTGATCAACGCCGCCAAACAGTTTACTAGTCAGTGGGAAGCCACGGCAGAAGAGGAAAATGTTACTGAACTCTCCGCATTCCTTGATCAGGCAGCCCTTGATGCTGGCGAAGCGCAAGCTGATGATCATCAAGACAGCGTCCAGCTGATGACCTTACACTCAGCCAAAGGGCTGGAGTTCCCTTTGGTCTTTTTGGCCGGAATGGAAGAGGGACTATTCCCCCACAGCATGTCGGCAGAAGAGCCGGGGCGTATGGAAGAGGAGCGCCGTCTTTGCTACGTAGGCATCACTCGCGCCATGCAAAAGCTGTTTCTTACCTATGCCGAAGCACGCCGTATGCATGGCCAAGATAACTACAACCGTCCATCGCGCTTTATCCAAGAGATACCTCTGGAATTAGTGGAAGAGGTTCGTCTTAACGCAACGGTGAGTCGACCAATGACCGCACGCAATGACTATAGCAACTCGTCTAACGGTTTATTCAATAACGTGCAGCAGGACGATGGCACTCCACCTATCTATATCGGGCAGCGAGTGTGCCACCCGATCTTCGGTGAAGGCATCGTATTAAACTGCGAAGGCAACGGCCCAAAGGCTCGCGTGCAAGTCAACTTTGACAGCGAAGGTATGAAATGGCTGGTGCTGGGCTTTGCTAAACTAGAACCCGCTTAGGTCCTAAGATAGTGGCAAAGCATGAACATTTCAGAGACAATTCTGCCTAACCTATATTTATTTTCTTTTTAAGAAGCAACTGGTGACCATTTTGGCTAAAAAAAATACCCGCGACGAACACAACAAAGTAACCACTCAATTTATCGATCTCGCCAACCAGCTAAAAGATAAAGGACACGACATTGAGCTTATTGCCGCCGCATTGATGAGTGCATCTGGCATTTACACCACCTATACCGTGGCTGGAGATCAAGGCTATCTCCAACAGGCAGGGGTCGACAAAGTAGCTGCTCGCTATAAAGAGAACCTCACCTATATTCAAGAGGTTAAAAAAGCAGCCGCGAAAGCTAGCTGATAATTCCGCGTCACAAGTCAGGAAGACAGCGACGGCTCTATTATAAGGCTTCCGGCTATGCAAACCCGCACGATGTTTAACTCCCCGATAGCCCGTCCACTTTTGAGGGGGCTATCGCAGTTTTTACTTAAGCTATTCGGCTGGAAAGTCACGGGGGGGATTCCTAAAGAACTCCAAAAATGTGTGATCATTGCAGCCCCTCACACCACAAATTGGGATATGCCTGTCAGTTTAATGGTCGCCTTCTCACTCGATACCAGCTTGCATTGGGTTGGTAAAAGCAGCATTTTCCGCTTCCCTTTTGGAGGGCTCATGCGCTGGATGGGCGGCATACCTGTGGATCGCTCTCAGTCGAATAATATGGTGGCCGCCACCGTAGCAACATTTGCCCAATACTCAGAACTACGTATTATGATGGCACCGGAAGGCACTCGCGCAAAAGTGCGAGCTTGGAAGTCTGGCTTTTATCATATTGCCCATGGGGCCGGTGTTCCTTTAGCATTAGGCTTTGTGGATTATAAAAATCGTTG includes:
- a CDS encoding homoserine kinase, which gives rise to MAVYTQLSQSDMKNLLSQFDLGELVSFKGIEGGIENTNYFVTLAQKSQQTEYVLTLFEEFGMEEMPFFVELTTWLAGKGIPVPAPFQDKNSIALKKIHNRPAMLQPRFSGHHVAQTELTAEHCASIGGHLARFHLAAEHFYLRRQAHRGVFWWRRESQTIQRFLSPEDGELLTQEVRLFDELREQPWGLPMGIVHGDLFHDNALFDGSQVSAILDIYNAATAFLLFDLAIVANDWCTLPDGSIDTIREQALLDAYKTERPFTDDEHKAWPQMTRTAAMRFWLSRLIPAYGVQQAGRESSDMVIKDPGELKRILLQRIANPSSLPS
- a CDS encoding lysophospholipid acyltransferase family protein; this translates as MQTRTMFNSPIARPLLRGLSQFLLKLFGWKVTGGIPKELQKCVIIAAPHTTNWDMPVSLMVAFSLDTSLHWVGKSSIFRFPFGGLMRWMGGIPVDRSQSNNMVAATVATFAQYSELRIMMAPEGTRAKVRAWKSGFYHIAHGAGVPLALGFVDYKNRCAGIGKIINTSGSYDADMVEIREFYRPFEEL
- the polA gene encoding DNA polymerase I, coding for MTQPASPLILVDGSSYLYRAFFASQQADLRTSDGQPSGAIRVVTSMLRSLINAYPQGRIAVVFDAKGKTFRDEIFAEYKAHRPPMPDDLRAQVDPIHQIIRAMGLPLIIEDGVEADDVIGTMARLASAQGCETIISTGDKDMAQLVDEHVTLINTMNNTTLDVAGVEEKFGIPPHLIIDLLALMGDKVDNIPGVPGVGEKTALALLQGIGGISELYSRLGDIEGLGFRGAKTMAKKLEEHREAAELSYRLATIKTDVPLDFDLPDIGMPCQDKDALLALFKTYEFRSWVQELESGVTGAGAASTAEAEAHTAPQGPSDLRYQVVTEQKALDEWLARLASAELFAFDTETDRLDYMEAELVGVSFAIEAGEAAYVPLAHDYVGAPEQLDRNDVLAQLKPLLESDTHKKVGQHIKFDMNVLARYGITLRGVAFDTMLESYVLNSTATRHDMDSLADKYLGVKTVSFEEIAGKGKKQLTFNQIDLEQAGPYAAEDADITLRLHQTLYQQLSSEPSLEKVFIDIEKPLIPVLSGMERQGALVDANLLGKQSVEIEQRLTELEREAHDMAGKVFNLASTKQLQEILFNELSLPVLKKTPKGVPSTAEEVLQELALDYPLPKLLLEHRSLSKLKSTYTDKLPLMINGRTGRIHTSYHQAVTATGRLSSTDPNLQNIPIRTSEGRRIRQAFIAPEGYQLVAADYSQIELRIMAHLSGDKGLLNAFSQGEDIHKATASEVFKTAIEQVTSEQRRSAKAINFGLIYGMSAFGLAKQLGIGRNEAKEYIEHYFATYPGVQHYMEDIREKAKTQGYVETVFGRRLYLPGISARNAMVRQAAERTAINAPMQGTAADIIKRAMILVDAWLPESHFDARMIMQVHDELIFEVKSDQVVEFKDTVVAKMQSAAELSVPLIVEAGSGDNWDQAH
- a CDS encoding DUF3144 domain-containing protein, yielding MAKKNTRDEHNKVTTQFIDLANQLKDKGHDIELIAAALMSASGIYTTYTVAGDQGYLQQAGVDKVAARYKENLTYIQEVKKAAAKAS
- the uvrD gene encoding DNA helicase II: MDVTAIIDGLNDAQRAAVTAPVQNLLVLAGAGSGKTRVLVHRIGWLVQTEGMSPYSIMAVTFTNKAAREMRGRIEELLGVNPHGMWVGTFHGLAHRLLRAHWRDAGLNENFQIMDSEDQLRLIKRLCKEMNLDENRWPARQFQWYINAQKDEGLRSRHIERTGDPYDKMMIGMYEAYEDACDRGGMIDFGELLLRCLELLRDHNPTLLRHYQERFRYILVDEFQDTNAIQYAWLRLMTGNDRKLMAVGDDDQSIYGWRGARIENIQNLPEHFPGAEVIRLEQNYRSTQTILEAANAVIANNRGRLGKQLWTEGKDGEKISLYSAFNEQDEARFIVGQIQKWVENGSLRAESAILYRSNAQSRVLEEALIRSGVPYRIYGGHRFYDRLEIKNALAYLRLVSNRDDDTAMERIINVPTRGIGTRTIEVVREQARTENIPMWRAANEVVEYKKLPARALSALQAFLDIINRIDTESTGTSLHELTDHAIQLSGLIEHHKKEKGDKAQSRLENLEELINAAKQFTSQWEATAEEENVTELSAFLDQAALDAGEAQADDHQDSVQLMTLHSAKGLEFPLVFLAGMEEGLFPHSMSAEEPGRMEEERRLCYVGITRAMQKLFLTYAEARRMHGQDNYNRPSRFIQEIPLELVEEVRLNATVSRPMTARNDYSNSSNGLFNNVQQDDGTPPIYIGQRVCHPIFGEGIVLNCEGNGPKARVQVNFDSEGMKWLVLGFAKLEPA
- a CDS encoding DUF2782 domain-containing protein, encoding MKQLLFTLGLLLSLSSWAAGLPGDPEEGEPDIRIHHQDDNTYYEYRINGVLQEIKVVPAVGKPYYLVPSEGHDSMTRVEESTLLIPKWVIFRW